The Kordia sp. SMS9 DNA window CTTGATGTCACATTTGTGATGGAAGCGATGGTTTTATAGATTCCGTACAAACGTTGCGCCACTTCTACTTGCGTTTCGGCTTTTTTGTCATACGCTCGGTTGTTTTCTGCTATTTCAGATAAGTAGCGTGTTCTTGATGGTGGAATGACGAATATTTTTTCGCTAATTTCACTAGAAATCTTGGAAGTCGATTGTAAATCTGCTTCCGTTTTTTCTACCAATTTGTCCATCACCGCTTTGTACAATGTGTTCATTCCTGGATCGTTGAACTGTGAAGCAATCGTTCCAAATACTGGCAAGTCATCTTGATGCACATCCCACAAATTGTTGTTACGCATGTATTGTTTTTTTACATCGCGCAACGCATCTAATGAACCGCGTTTGTCAAATTTGTTGATGGCAACTAAATCCGCAAAATCGAGCATGTCAATTTTTTCCAATTGCGTCGCCGCTCCAAATTCTGGTGTCATTACGTATAAAGCCACATCGCTGTGTTCCATGATTTCTGTATCCGATTGTCCAATTCCAGAGGTTTCCAGAATGATTAAATCGTATTCTGCTGCTTTTAAGACTTCAATCGCTTCATTTACATATTTAGATAAGGCTAAATTCGATTGGCGTGTTGCCAAACTACGCATGTATACTCTTGGCGAGTTGATGGCGTTCATACGAATACGATCGCCCAACAATGCACCACCAGTTTTACGTTTGGATGGATCTACCGAAATAAGTCCAATGGTTTTTTCTGGAAAGTCTATTAAAAATCGACGTACCAATTCGTCTACCAAACTTGATTTTCCAGCACCACCAGTTCCTGTAATTCCTAATACTGGCGTTTTTGAGGTTTTATTTTTGATATGAATTGTATCTAGTGCATCTTTCGCAACTTCTGGAAAGTTTTCGGCAGAAGAAATGACACGAGCAATTGCTTTTGGATTTTTTTCATGGAGAATGTTCACTTCGCCATTTAAAGTATCGCCAATGGCATAATCAGATTTTTGTACCAAATCGTTGATCATTCCTTGCAAGCCCATTTCGCGTCCATCATCGGGTGAATAGATACGCGTGATTCCATAGTCCATCAGTTCTTTGATTTCTTCTGGAAGAATCACACCGCCGCCGCCGCCAAATATTTTGATGTGTCCCGCACCTTTTTCTTGTAACAGATCGTACATGTATTTAAAATACTCGTTGTGTCCACCTTGGTAGGAAGTCATTGCAATGGCATTGGCATCTTCTTGAATGGCCGTATTTACGACTTCTTCTACGCTTCTATCGTGTCCTAAATGAATGACTTCTACACCTGTAGATTGAATAATTCGTCGCATGATATTGATTGCGGCATCGTGTCCATCAAACAATGAAGCTGCTGTTACGATTCGTACTTTATAGGTTGGTTTATAGGGTTGCGCTTGTTCCATCTGTAATGAAGTATCTATTTTAGGGCTGCAATTTACGGATTATTCAAAAAAATCGAACATTTTTTAAGAAATATATAAGATTCTAATATTACTCAATAAATGACGCTAGACCGCTACGCTGTTAGATTTTAGAATCAAGACTTGTTTGTGATTGTATGTGCATCTTAGGTATTTCATTTTTAGAGTCCGAAACGCATTCCTTCTTCCGCAAATTGAAAACCTTGTGCTTCCAAACTGTCTTTTAACACATTTGCATCTTGCAATGCAGGATTGGAGTGATTGAAATGTATGAAGATGACTTTATTTTTGGTAGCTTTGTCTTCGTTTTCAAAGAGTTTTGCGGTTTCTACAATGAACGGATGTGGTACTTCGCTCATCGGTCTTGGAATTTCGCCATCTTTGAAGAAAGTAGCATCTAAAAAAGCATAGTCTACTTTTTTAACTTCTGCTACAATATTTTTTTCCCAAAGTTGCCATTTATTAATATCTGGAATGAACAAGGCCGATTTGTGTTGTCCTTGAATTCTATAGCCGACCGTTTCTGAGAATTCGTCACGATGTGGTACTAAAAAAGGCGTTATTTGAAGTCCGTTTGTCAACTCTACGGAAGTGTTATGACTTAACTTTTTTAGCGCAATATTTTTAAGAGAAACTAGCTGACTCCAAGGTCCGTTCGTTTCTAGAAAGTTTTTCATTTTTGGCATCGCATAGACTGGAATTTGCGTTGCGTCCATAGCTTCGCGCCCAAAATACATAAGTCCTGTGTAATGACCAATGTGTGCATGCGTGAGAAAAACACCGTCAATTACATTGGTGGTTTCAAGCTGTTTGGAAAGGTGTTGAATTTGTTGTGCGATGTCGGGCGTGGCATCAAATATCCATTTTTTCTTTGCCTTGAGATCTATTAAACCCAAACAAGAGATTAGTTTTTTGGCAACTTTCCCTTCATGATATGGTTGACAACAGGTTTTGTGACAGTTGATTTGCGGATAGCCTGCATCTTGCGCCGTTCCTAATACGGTAAGGTATTGATCAGAAATGATCGTTTTCTTTTCTTGCTGACAGCTTGTAAAGAATACTAGTAAAACTAATAACCAGGTTTTTTTCATGTACGATTTTTTAATATTTCCCTGTTACGTGATCTTTGATGAGTTTGTATTGAAAGCTATTGAGTCGTTTGGCATCGTGTTCTTTTTCTATCAATGCTGAAATTTTTTGGTAATATTGTTTGTCTGAATGTCTAAAAATCAACCAAATGTCTAGATTTTGACATTGTACACTTGCATCACTTAACCAACCATATTTTTCAGTTAATTGCAGCAATTTTTCCGTGTTTTCGACGTCTAATTTTCGTTGCAATACCCAAACAGAATCAATCACATGTTTAGGATAGGTACTTTTTCTACCAAACTTTCCATCTTTTAATATTTTTCCATTTCGATGCTTTTGATCGTTTTCAATCATTTTTTTGAGCAGTGTACACATTTCAGTCTTATTCGGGATGGATTCCTGAGCAACTGCCCAAAGTGAACTGAGTACTATTATATAACTGAGTAGTTTTTTCACGGTAGTTGGATTCTATTTGTAGCATAAGATAGTGTTTTTCTTGCGATTGATTCTTCTTAAATTTCACAGCAAACAAAGTCGTAGTTTTAATTATTCGTGTATTTTTGTGTGGTACGATTTTGGAATCCATTAAACCTTTTGTACTTTTTTACAGTCTAAAAAATCTTAAATATATACTCATGAAAAAAATTATTATTGCTTTTGTTGGATTATTGATGTTGAATTCTTGTGCAGAGTTACAACAAGTTGTAAATCAATTGCCACAAGGCGGAACACTTGGAAATGCTGATATTGCAGCAGGATTGCGACAAGCGTTGGATTTTGGAATTGATAAGCAAGTACAAAAATTGACATTGAAAGATGGTTTTTATAACAACAGTCTTGTCAAAATTTTAATGCCAGAAGAATTACAAAAAGTAGATAAAGCCTTGCGTAAAATAGGATTGGGAAGTTTGGCAGATGATGGCATTAAAATGCTAAACAGAGCTGCGGAAGATGCTGTAAAAGAGGCAACTCCGATTTTTGTAAATGCCGTGAAAGATATTACGTTTACGGATGCAAAGAATATTTTATTGGGCGCAGATAACGCCGCTACACAATATTTGGAAGGAAAAACAACCACAGCGTTGTATAATAAGTTTCAACCTGTAATTCAAAATTCGTTTGCCAAGGTAGGCGCGGACAAAATTTGGACAAATTTGATTAATAATTACAACAGAATCCCATTAGTGAATAAGGTAAATCCTGATTTGACCGATTACGTAACCACGGAAGCACTGAAAGGTGTGTATACGATGATTGCAGTTGAGGAACAAAAAATTCGCACTAAAGTAGGATCGAGAACTACGGATTTGCTGAAGAAGGTTTTTGCGTTGCAGGATTAGTTTTTTTAGCTGTTGGCTGTTGGCTGTTGGCTGTTGGCTGTTGGCTGTTGGCTGTTGGCTGTTGGCTGTTGGAAAAATACTTTTTTCATTTAAAATTCAACATTTAGCATTTAGCATTTAAGATATACATAACACCATTGCAGGATTTATTTTGCGATGGTTTTTTTATGGGAAACCGTAAACAATTAATAGTTTTTTTACTTATTATTACATATTAAAACCACAATGTAAGATGACTAAAAAGCTACAAAGAATTGCTGCAATTATAACTTTTATTGGTGTCTTAGTTGCCTTATTTTTAAACATTAATAAGATTAAGAATTTGTTTTCATCCAATGCAGATATTACTGGAGAATGGTATGTAAGTTTTCAAGTTAACGAAACAATGCATAATGCGTATCAAGGAAAAGTGAGTGAGTATAAAATACATTTTATGCAAAATAGTGAGCAAATTAAAGGTGATGGAGAAAAGTGGAAGTATGACAATAAAGAACTGCCTTCAAATGAACATGATCCGCTAATAATTACAGGGAAATATAAAAATGATAGTATTTATTGTACGTACATACTGAAAGGTAAATTACGAGAAAGTACAGGAAGTTTTGTTGTTGCATTGGAAAATAATGAATTGAAAGGACATTTTTCCGGAACTGCCGCAGCTTCAAAAGGAAGTGTTCATGGTAAACGAGTTAAGTAACAGATGAAATATCTTTTCTCCATATTCTTTTTTGCTACAGTTTCATGGTATTGCCAAGCCCAAAATGTCTACAAAACACCTTCGGGAGCGCGATATCATTTGAGTTCGTGTAGAATGGTGGAAAATGTTTCTAGCAAATTATCAGGCGTTTCGGAAATTGATCAGTATCAATTAACACCTTGTAAAATTTGCAAACCACCTCCAAAACATAAGTTACGGAAAGGAAATAATCTAAGAGATAAATCTGTGGGAACTTCCAAAAAAACAGTTCGCTGCAAAGACATTACTCAAAAAGGAACTCGTTGTCAACATAAAACACATCTGGCAAATGGCTATTGTTTTCAACATACAAAACAAGATCAAAATTCACCTAAAAACGCTTCTAATTCATCAAAAAATACAACGTCACTTTGTGGTGCGCGGACAAAGTCTGGAAAACGTTGCCGACGTAAAGTAAAAGGTAGCGGATTTTGTTATCAGCACGATTGATTTTGGTTATTAATTGAAAATTGAAAAGGTGAAAAGATTGAATGAAAATAACTTCTCATTGTTAGTTTCTCACTTTCAGCGAGTTTGATAAAATACTGCGTTTTTCATTGGAATTTTTGTTCTTTTTACACACTAAATTCGTAGCAATTTTGTACCTTATTAAGATAACTCTTAATTACACACCATGGATAGAATAAAAATATACACAACCAACGAACAGATTCAGGCAATGGACGCCAAACATATTTTAAGTGAAGCCGGAATTAACTATTTTGAAATCAATAAAATGGATCGTTCGTATGCAGGAATGTTAGGCGGCGATATTGAATTGCATGTTGCCAAAGAAGATGCGGAAAAAGCATTGGAGCTGCTTGCTGATTTAAAATAGACTTGATGAAATTACGAATTAGGCGTTGAATGCTTCTTCCTGCTTTTTAGGTAACATCAATTTATAAACTCACTAAAATACTAGCGCAACAAACAAGTCTATTATGACGAGAACACCAAAAATCATTACTCCTGAAGAAAAAACGGATTCACTTTTAGGCGGCATGCGCAATTTATTATTAAATTCGGAACAAACTGCTGGCGATGTGTATTTAGTAGAAGGATTGATGCCGAAAGGAAGTGAAGTTCCGCTACATGTTCACACCAAAGAAGACGAGATTTTTCATGTACTCGAAGGCGAAGTCGAATTGATGCTAGGCGATGAAACGATACACGCAAAAGAAGGAACAATTATTTATTTACCTAGAAACATACAACACGGTATTAAGACCTTGGGTGAAGAAACGGCGCGCGTATTGAATTATGTAATTCCTGGTCAAAATTTTGAAAACTTCTTTAACGAAATGAAACAATTGGGCAAAGATGTTTCTCCCGAAAAAAGGAGTGAGCTTGCCAGCAAGTATGGGATTTCATTTCTGTAAACATATACATTTCGTAGACATACTGCATTTTTTGTACCTAAAAACAAACTCTCAAGTAAAATATTTTTTAAATTTCTATGGAAATTAATCACCAAAAGAAAATTTTACGTGTATCGAAATCGTCAAACAATAGTTCCAGGTAAACAACTTGCCGTTGCACATAGTTTACAAAAAAAGCCGAATCGTGGTGCGATTTTCCAATTGGTTGATAATAGAGCTGTTTCAAGTCTTGAAGAACATTTATTTCATCAAAAAAATAAAGATCAAGTATTACAAAGACAAGTAATTCAACTTGGCAAAGGCAAATATGGAGATTCTGCAAAATTAGCAAGAGAGCGCTTTAAATTAGGTGGAGGAAAAAAAGTTAAAAGGGTTGATTTTAAAAAATGGAAACGCGGAAGAGAAGCACAACATTTAATTCCTGCACAAGTGTGCAGAGATTACGGAATTCCGAAGTCTTGGGCAAATAGTGCTACAAACGGAATGATGCTACCTTCTGGCAGACGTAGAACCAATCACTTACGTTTAACACGTTTAGACAAAGGGAAAATGCACCATATTAAAGGTGGTGGAAGTCATCCAAATTACAATAAATATGCTTTTAGACTTGCAAAGCAGTATCAATGGAAAAAAGGAAAAGTTACAAGAACTCAGTTTGACAAACTCACGGGCGTTTTAAGGAAAGAAAATAGACCTAAAAGATCAGGTGCTGCGAGTGGATATATTGATGATTTGGGCTAAATCTAAGTGTTTTCACCCTTTTTTTCTGCTTATAATTTTTAGTACATTGCTCACACTTAAAAAGTTATCATTATGGAATGTTCAAATCTGCTAGAAGCAGCGTTAAAAAAAAGAAATATTGATCAATCGTTATTTCAAGAATCAACAGATAAAGTATTGATTACCGATTTGCAACGAACGCTTTTCGAATTGGGCTTTCGCAAAGAATTAAAGTGGGACAATTACCAAGCTGATGGCGATTATGGAAATGCTACAACTGCGGCAGTTGCTGCTTTTGCCAAAAAAAATAATTTTCAAAGTGATGGAAAATCTGTTACGGACGATTTGGCTAAGTTGATTTTAGAACGACACGATTTTCTCCCAGAAATGTATGTGTTGTGGGCAATTCACGATTCTGATCTTCGTACTAAAAAGTACATTTCCAAAGGCACAAAAATGAGCGTTACAGCAATTCAAGTATTTTTGAATACAGAAGGCTATGGCGAACAATTGAATTTTGAAAAGTTTGGTGCCGATGGTTTTTATGGAAATAGCACCCGAAATGCAGTTATAAAATATGCCAATGACAACGGAATTGACTCTGATGGCGACTCGCTCACACGACCGTTGATTGATCTTTTCCTAAAAGACATCAAACGATATTATGGAAGTAGTTGGAGCGATTTGGCACCTAAAAATCTTCCCAATAAAAAATCGCCTTTGGTGTTATTTGAAGCTTCTAATTTTTCAGGAAAACCCTGTAGAGCTGATGTTGAATTTGTGCCTGCGCTCGAAAAAATTAACGGTTATGCCAAAAAAGCCAATGTTTTTGTGTACGTAACAAGTTCGTTTCGAACCACTACCAATGTGCAAGGTGCAATTGTACCGCCAGCTACGTTTTCCAATCATCTAGCAGGACACGGAATTGATATGAATTTACAGTATGGTAATGGACAATGGGCAAACTCAAAAGTATTGACTAAGTATCCAAACGTTCCCGAGCCTGTAAAGTACTTTTTAAGCCTAATTATTGACGACCCTGAATTGCGCTGGGGCGGAAATTTCAACACCAAAGATCCTGTACATATCGACGATCATTTGAACAAAGACAGAGCTGTTTGGAAAAAACGCTATCAAGCGATGCAAGAAGCTGTACAACTTGGAAAAGTATAGCCTTAGCTATCGTTTTATTTTATAACGCAGAAGTTGATGTGGAACTTCGTCCAAATATTTTAGACATTAGATCGGATGAATTTGGAAGATATTACTATCATCACAACGAGTTTGGTGGTTGTACGAACTAGAACAATACAACAATGCTATTGCTACGTTTGATGTTGCATTACACTTATATTCAAATTTCGCGGAAGTTATTCATTACAAAGCAATTTGCCTTCAAAAATTAGGAAACTCAGCGCAAGTAACGCAATCATTTGAATCCGCAAATCGTGAAGGCAAACTAGGAAATACTATTAACGAAGACAATGCGGTGTATGAATTGTATCCGTATCAAATTCGTTGGTAATCATTGTTGTTTCTTTCAGAAAAAATAAAAAGCAAATCAAAGTTCGCAAACATTTAATCCCAACATGGTAAACATGACTCAGAAGGTGGAGGACAAGAAGTTGATGGTACACAATGATCGGTTAATCTATCAGGAGGACAAGGACCTGTAATACAACCGATAAGTTTCGAAATATCAATGTATCCACCAGATATATTCTCCCCATTCAGTGAAGAAATTGATTTCTTATTTAACTTGAGCGATGTTAGATTCTTTTTTTTCATTTCATTATATTTTAGAATTAATAATGAAACGAATCTAATACAAGAGCTAGGCGAATACAAGTTATACGTATGACGATTCCGTGAATTGGCGGAAATTCAAAATGTAGCGTATACAAATCGTATACAACTTCTGTTTTTATGTAGTATACAGTCTGTTCATTATATAATATTCTGTAACTTCATTAAAAATATTATATGTATCATTCTGCCAAAAAATCAAAAAAGCAACAAAAAGCAGTGGGTAATATTACATTATCAAAAAAGAATGCTCCTTTTGAATTCGTGGATAATCGTCCGCATCAACTTATAGAAAAAAACGCTTTAAAAAATTCTTCTGAAAGTCCAGATAGCACCCATCTTATTTATCAATTAGGCAAGAAGAAAAAGGATGAAAAAATTGGTCCGCCTAAAATGTATAAAATAGTAAAAGAAGGTTGGAACGATGAAGAAGCAATGGAAAAACATTGCTGGAGTTATTGTGAAGACTCACATGTAACACTTGTGAATGCCGCTAGAAAGTTGGGGTTAGATCCGCCAATGCTAGGACACGGTTCTAAAAAAGTCGCAGGTGGAACCGCTAAAGATGCTACTTTATACAATGTCTTTAAAACATATATGGAGTATAAGTTGAAAGATTATTCAGGACGTACTTTGGATAAAAAAGCTAAACAGGCTCTAAAAGAATAGGTATCTATTTTCCAATAGCTATTTGACTTTTACATACAAACCATCAAACGCAGTTTTCCAGGTTTTTTGATCGTTCGAAGTTTCCCAATGTTGCCGAACCGAACCATTTTTGTTGAGTGTCCACGTAACTCTGTTTACATATTTTTGACCTTTCGGAGAAGTAAGCTCATCGCTCATTAAAATCATTTGGTTTCCTACTCTATCTCCTTTTAGATGCAAACTCGCGCCTTGATTGTCGATCCAAATTTGTTCCCATTGTTTTTTCTGAGCATTGTAAAAATTATAGCTTGTTCCGGTATACTTTGCCTTCGCACTTGTCCAATTTTCGCGTAACACACAATCATCTTCAATTTTAGTAATTGTATTATTTCCTGCAAAAGTACCATCGGGATTGGTGACTTTCCAAGTTCCTACCCAAAAGTCAAACGCTTGATGGTTTTCGGTACAACATTTACATTTGCTTTGTTGTGCTGTCAATGTAAACGAAGCTATTGCAATACAAATGAGTAGTAATTTTTTCATACTATGAGGAATTAATTTATGGGAATTAAGATACTGTAAATTTTAATGTCTCCATCAAAAAAAAGCTTTTTCACTGATACTCAAACCCTAAACTTTTGCATTAATTAACATTTTTTAATCAATTTCTAATATTCTCTTAACATATAAATCTAGGTTTTCATCCTATATTTGTACTGTTGTAAAATTCTACTACAACATTTTTTGGGTTAGTTAAAAAATAGAAAATCGGGTCTCATTACCCGATTTTTTTATGTAATTGTTTAAAGTACTCAAAAGCTTTCGCAAGTCGTGAACCATACCAACTAAAATATTCGCCGTCTACAAAAACGATTTTTGCATGCTGCGTACATCGTCCAAGTTCAAACGCGTGTTCCTCTTTAAAAGGATATGGCTCTGAAGATAGCATTACAATAGCTGGATTGCCTTCTAAACGCATTTTTTTGATTTCTACTTCTGGATATCTTCCGTGTGATGCGTATATATTTTCAAATTTGCACAGTGTCAATAAATAATTGATAAACGTATCTTCTCCCGCTACCATCCAAGGTTTTCGCCAAATAAAATAGGCTACCTTTTGCACGGGAATGTCTCTGACAAATTCTTGAAAATCTTTTAAATAAAATTGAATCTTATTGTTAATTTTTGAAGCTTCTGTGTTGCACTTCAACATGGCACCATATTGCGAAATCATTTCCATAGATTCATCAATATTTTTTACATCCGAAACATGTACAGGAAATAATTTCTCCAGTTCTTCAACAATTTCTTTGCTGTTTTCTTCTTTGTTGCAGAGAATCAAATCGGGGTGTAATTCCTTTATTTTTTCTAATTTAATATTTTTTGTGCCACCCACAACGGTTTTGGTACTTTTAAAATGATACGGATGTACACAAAATTTGGTGATCCCCACAATGCGTTCTTCCAACCCTAAATCATATAACAATTCTGTTTGCGATGGCACTAACGAAACAATTCGCTGCGGTGGTTTTTCCAACGTAAAAGTTCGTTGCATTTGATCGGTGAATTCCATACTTCGACAGGCGCTGTATTAGTTATAATTGAAAGGTTATTTCGTTAATATTACAGCCATTTGCACTTGTAATTCTTGTGCTTTTTTCGCTGCTGCAGATGCAAAATCTGCTTCGTTGGATGCGTAGATAATCCCACGAGAAGAATTGATCAACAAACCAACCGTGTCTGTCATTCCGTATTTGCAAACGTCCTGTAAGTTTCCGCCTTGCGCACCCACACCAGGAACGAGTAGAAAGCTCTCAGGAACAATCGCTCGGATTTCTCCTAAAAAAGAAGCTTTCGTCGCACCAACTACGTACATTAAATTTTCGCTGTTCTCCCATGTTTTAGACGTTTCTAGCACATGTTTGTACACTTCTTTCCCTTCAATAGTTTTCGTTTGAAAATCGAACGCGCCTTTATTGGAAGTCAACGCCAATAAAATAGTATGTTTTCCTTCAAAAGCTAAAAAAGGTTCTACCGAATCTTTCCCCATATATGGTGCCACTGTTACCGAATCGAAAGCTAAATCTTCAAAAAACGCTTTCGCATACATGCTCGACGTATTTCCGATATCGCCGCGTTTTGCATCGGCGATCGTAAAAATTTCAGGATGCTTGGTGTTTAGATATTGAATCGTTTTTTCCAATGCTTGCCAACCTTTAATTCCGTATGCTTCATAAAATGCCGTATTGGGTTTGTAAGCGACTGCTAAATGCTGTGTAGCATCAATAATTGCTTTGTTAAACTCAAAAATCGGATCGTCAGTTTCTAACAGGAATTTTGGAATCTTATTCAAATCCACATCCAATCCTATACATAGAAATGATTTCTTTTTATGAATTTCTGCAATTAGTTGTGTTGTGGTCATTGTTATTTTTGTTGCTGGTTGTTAACTGCTAGTTGCTGGTTGTTAGTTGTTAGTTGTTAGTTGTTTGTTGCTGGTTGCTTTACATAAGGGATTTTTTCATAACACACAAACAACAGACAACTACTAACTGACAACTACATTAAAACTCACTCGCTTCTTTTAACTTTTCTGTATTTTCAACAAGCATCAATTCATCTAAAATCTTTTGAATATCTCCATTGATAATGTTTGACAAATCGTACAGTGTCAATCCAATTCTGTGGTCCGTGACACGACCTTGTGGATAATTGTAGGTTCTAATTTTGGCACTTCTATCACCTGAAGAAACCATGCTTTTACGACGAGCAGAATCTGCTGCCAATTTCTTTTCCAATTCCTTTTCATACAAACGCGAACGTAAAACTTTCAACGCTTTTTCTAAGTTTTTATGTGACGATTTTTGATCTTGACAACTTACCACTAATCCCGATGGTCCGTGATGCAATCGAATGGCAGAATACGTTGTGTTTACCGATTGTCCTCCAGGTCCTGTAGAGGTGGTACGTTCTATTCGTACATCGTTCATGTCTAATTCTACATCAAATTCTTCGGCTTCAGGCAATACCATGACGGTTGCTGCACTTGTGTGTACACGGCCTTGCGTTTCTGTTTGTGGCACACGTTGTACACGATGCACACCAGCTTCAAACTTCATGGTTCCGTATACATCTTCACCAGAGACTTCAAAAATAATTTCTTTGAACCCGCCAGAAGTTCCTTCACTGTAATCTACTACGCTTACATTCCAACCGCGACCTTCGCAATATTTTGTATACATTCGGTGTAAGTCTCCCGCAAAAATACTGGCTTCGTCTCCTCCAGTTCCTGCGCGTACTTCCACCACTACATTTTTACTATCTTCTGGATCTTTAGGGATTAATAAGAATTTAATTTCTTCTTCCAACACTGGCAATGCATCTTTAGCTTCATCCAATTGCATTTTTGCCATTTCTACCATTTCGGCATCGCTTCCATCAGAAATAATTTCTTCAGCTTCGGCAATGTTGTCTATGAGTTCTTTGTATACATCGCGTTTTTCTACGAGTATTTTAAGATCTTTATATTCTTTATTGAGTTGTACGTATCTTTTTTGATCTGCAATGATGTCTGGTTGAATAATTAAATCATTCACCTCATCAAAACGTTGCTTTACTATTTCTAACTTTTCTAACATGGAACTTCTCTTTTCAGGTTTGCAAATTTACAATTTTTATTGATTGTTTATAGTTTTCTATTGATGATCTAAAACACTTTCTACAATGTCGCAATTTTCTTTTGAATAGAATTGAATTATCTTACTTTAAAATTGCACATTTAGTACTAGAATATTGAGTAACCATTAAAATGAACACACATGAAAAAAAGAGATTTGAATTCATTAAAATTAAACAAAAGTATTATTTCATCATTAAAGGGAGGATTGCACAGCATTCCTATTGATAGTGACTGCACTTCTTTAGGAGATGGAACGC harbors:
- a CDS encoding cupin domain-containing protein, with protein sequence MTRTPKIITPEEKTDSLLGGMRNLLLNSEQTAGDVYLVEGLMPKGSEVPLHVHTKEDEIFHVLEGEVELMLGDETIHAKEGTIIYLPRNIQHGIKTLGEETARVLNYVIPGQNFENFFNEMKQLGKDVSPEKRSELASKYGISFL
- a CDS encoding ABC transporter substrate-binding protein; this encodes MEFTDQMQRTFTLEKPPQRIVSLVPSQTELLYDLGLEERIVGITKFCVHPYHFKSTKTVVGGTKNIKLEKIKELHPDLILCNKEENSKEIVEELEKLFPVHVSDVKNIDESMEMISQYGAMLKCNTEASKINNKIQFYLKDFQEFVRDIPVQKVAYFIWRKPWMVAGEDTFINYLLTLCKFENIYASHGRYPEVEIKKMRLEGNPAIVMLSSEPYPFKEEHAFELGRCTQHAKIVFVDGEYFSWYGSRLAKAFEYFKQLHKKIG
- the prfA gene encoding peptide chain release factor 1, which encodes MLEKLEIVKQRFDEVNDLIIQPDIIADQKRYVQLNKEYKDLKILVEKRDVYKELIDNIAEAEEIISDGSDAEMVEMAKMQLDEAKDALPVLEEEIKFLLIPKDPEDSKNVVVEVRAGTGGDEASIFAGDLHRMYTKYCEGRGWNVSVVDYSEGTSGGFKEIIFEVSGEDVYGTMKFEAGVHRVQRVPQTETQGRVHTSAATVMVLPEAEEFDVELDMNDVRIERTTSTGPGGQSVNTTYSAIRLHHGPSGLVVSCQDQKSSHKNLEKALKVLRSRLYEKELEKKLAADSARRKSMVSSGDRSAKIRTYNYPQGRVTDHRIGLTLYDLSNIINGDIQKILDELMLVENTEKLKEASEF
- a CDS encoding DUF5763 domain-containing protein, translating into MKYLFSIFFFATVSWYCQAQNVYKTPSGARYHLSSCRMVENVSSKLSGVSEIDQYQLTPCKICKPPPKHKLRKGNNLRDKSVGTSKKTVRCKDITQKGTRCQHKTHLANGYCFQHTKQDQNSPKNASNSSKNTTSLCGARTKSGKRCRRKVKGSGFCYQHD
- a CDS encoding DUF4197 domain-containing protein; its protein translation is MKKIIIAFVGLLMLNSCAELQQVVNQLPQGGTLGNADIAAGLRQALDFGIDKQVQKLTLKDGFYNNSLVKILMPEELQKVDKALRKIGLGSLADDGIKMLNRAAEDAVKEATPIFVNAVKDITFTDAKNILLGADNAATQYLEGKTTTALYNKFQPVIQNSFAKVGADKIWTNLINNYNRIPLVNKVNPDLTDYVTTEALKGVYTMIAVEEQKIRTKVGSRTTDLLKKVFALQD
- the pyrF gene encoding orotidine-5'-phosphate decarboxylase; the encoded protein is MTTTQLIAEIHKKKSFLCIGLDVDLNKIPKFLLETDDPIFEFNKAIIDATQHLAVAYKPNTAFYEAYGIKGWQALEKTIQYLNTKHPEIFTIADAKRGDIGNTSSMYAKAFFEDLAFDSVTVAPYMGKDSVEPFLAFEGKHTILLALTSNKGAFDFQTKTIEGKEVYKHVLETSKTWENSENLMYVVGATKASFLGEIRAIVPESFLLVPGVGAQGGNLQDVCKYGMTDTVGLLINSSRGIIYASNEADFASAAAKKAQELQVQMAVILTK
- a CDS encoding M15 family metallopeptidase, with the protein product MECSNLLEAALKKRNIDQSLFQESTDKVLITDLQRTLFELGFRKELKWDNYQADGDYGNATTAAVAAFAKKNNFQSDGKSVTDDLAKLILERHDFLPEMYVLWAIHDSDLRTKKYISKGTKMSVTAIQVFLNTEGYGEQLNFEKFGADGFYGNSTRNAVIKYANDNGIDSDGDSLTRPLIDLFLKDIKRYYGSSWSDLAPKNLPNKKSPLVLFEASNFSGKPCRADVEFVPALEKINGYAKKANVFVYVTSSFRTTTNVQGAIVPPATFSNHLAGHGIDMNLQYGNGQWANSKVLTKYPNVPEPVKYFLSLIIDDPELRWGGNFNTKDPVHIDDHLNKDRAVWKKRYQAMQEAVQLGKV
- a CDS encoding DUF2007 domain-containing protein, which gives rise to MDRIKIYTTNEQIQAMDAKHILSEAGINYFEINKMDRSYAGMLGGDIELHVAKEDAEKALELLADLK
- a CDS encoding MBL fold metallo-hydrolase; amino-acid sequence: MKKTWLLVLLVFFTSCQQEKKTIISDQYLTVLGTAQDAGYPQINCHKTCCQPYHEGKVAKKLISCLGLIDLKAKKKWIFDATPDIAQQIQHLSKQLETTNVIDGVFLTHAHIGHYTGLMYFGREAMDATQIPVYAMPKMKNFLETNGPWSQLVSLKNIALKKLSHNTSVELTNGLQITPFLVPHRDEFSETVGYRIQGQHKSALFIPDINKWQLWEKNIVAEVKKVDYAFLDATFFKDGEIPRPMSEVPHPFIVETAKLFENEDKATKNKVIFIHFNHSNPALQDANVLKDSLEAQGFQFAEEGMRFGL